The following is a genomic window from Dermatophilaceae bacterium Soc4.6.
GCGGTCGAGACAAGCGCCTTGCTCGGCACGCAGTCGGTGAGCACGCACGCACCGCCGAGCCCGTCCCGGTCGACCACGGTGACCTGCCCACCGGCGCGGGCGGCGACCAGCGCGGCCTCATAGCCCCCGGGACCTCCGCCGAGGATGACGACCGTCGAACTGTGTGAGCTCACCCATCCATCCAACCACCGCCGGCCGAGGAGCCGGTCACGCGGTGGGGCGGGGCGGGCGGGTCCACTTGACGCACCAGCCCCGCCCCCACCAGCCCGTATGCCGTTCCGCGCGCGCCGCCCCGACTAGAGTCGCCTCCCGTGAGCACCCCCGACCTCGACGACCCGGCGACCGACCCCTTCACCGTCGCTGCCGCCGCCGCCGCCGTCATCGCCGAGCGGACGGGCGCAGCCAGCCACGACGTCGCCCTCGTGCTGGGCTCCGGCTGGGGCCAGACCGCGGACCGCATCGGTGCGACCCTCGCGACCGTGCCCAACGACGAGGTGCCGGGCTTCCGCAAGGCGGCCGTCGCCGGGCACTCCGGCGAGATGCGCTCGGTCGCGATCGGCGACACCGGCAAGCGCGCGCTCGTGTTCGGCACCCGCACGCACTACTACGAGGGCCGCGGGGTGCGGGCGGTCGTGCACGCGGTGCGCACGGCGAAGGCCGCCGGCTGCTCCACCGTGGTGCTCACCAACGGCTGCGGCGGCCTCAACCCGGCCTGGGGCCCGGGCACCCCGGTGCTGATCAGCGACCACCTCAACCTGACGGCGACCTCGCCGCTCGAGGGCGCGACCTTCGTCGACCTCACCGACCTCTACTCCCCGCGGCTGCGGGCGATCGCGCACGAGGTCGACCCGAGCCTCGACGAGGGGGTCTACGCGCAGTTCTGCGGGCCGCACTACGAGACCCCGGCCGAGGTGCGCATGGCCGGCGTGCTCGGCGCCGACCTGGTCGGCATGTCGACGACCCTCGAGGCCATCGCCGCCCGCCACGCCGGTCTCGAGGTGCTCGGCATCTCGCTGGTCACCAACCTC
Proteins encoded in this region:
- a CDS encoding purine-nucleoside phosphorylase: MSTPDLDDPATDPFTVAAAAAAVIAERTGAASHDVALVLGSGWGQTADRIGATLATVPNDEVPGFRKAAVAGHSGEMRSVAIGDTGKRALVFGTRTHYYEGRGVRAVVHAVRTAKAAGCSTVVLTNGCGGLNPAWGPGTPVLISDHLNLTATSPLEGATFVDLTDLYSPRLRAIAHEVDPSLDEGVYAQFCGPHYETPAEVRMAGVLGADLVGMSTTLEAIAARHAGLEVLGISLVTNLAAGISDQPLSHAEVLEAGQAAAERCGDLLAQVVLRLV